A genomic window from Micromonospora violae includes:
- a CDS encoding M23 family metallopeptidase translates to MQEDSPVQNENTPDTSQTVPPQRTGRRNRLIVLGAAALVALGLGGVAVATNGTDHSAPAAVSLDTQSRAEAAGRADRSIRESSTPVIPSLSPTPSPPAVSVSPTSAKTAKPKPKKTTKPTPAWVDPMPGATVTSCYGQRWGTLHAGIDLALPSGTPIRAAAAGTVTKAGDASDGYGNSVFIDHGNGYLTHYAHQSRIAVTVGQAVKAGQVIGYEGATGDATGPHLHFEVHQGMWNQIDPAPFMRARGVDLGC, encoded by the coding sequence GTGCAGGAAGACAGCCCCGTCCAGAACGAGAACACCCCCGACACCAGCCAGACCGTGCCGCCGCAGCGCACCGGCCGACGGAACCGCCTCATCGTGCTCGGGGCCGCCGCACTGGTAGCCCTCGGCCTCGGCGGCGTCGCCGTCGCCACGAACGGCACCGACCATTCGGCACCCGCCGCCGTCTCCCTCGACACCCAGTCCCGGGCCGAGGCCGCAGGCCGCGCCGACCGCTCGATACGCGAGTCGAGCACACCGGTCATTCCCTCGCTCAGCCCGACACCGAGCCCGCCGGCGGTCAGCGTCAGCCCGACCTCCGCCAAGACGGCCAAGCCGAAGCCGAAGAAGACGACCAAGCCCACGCCCGCCTGGGTCGACCCGATGCCGGGCGCGACTGTCACCTCCTGCTACGGGCAGCGCTGGGGCACCCTGCACGCCGGTATCGATCTGGCGCTGCCCTCCGGTACGCCGATCCGCGCCGCCGCCGCCGGTACCGTGACCAAGGCTGGCGACGCCTCCGACGGGTACGGCAACTCCGTCTTCATCGACCACGGCAACGGTTACCTGACCCACTACGCCCACCAGAGCCGCATCGCCGTCACGGTCGGCCAGGCGGTCAAGGCCGGCCAGGTCATCGGCTACGAGGGCGCCACCGGCGATGCCACCGGCCCGCACCTGCACTTCGAGGTGCACCAGGGCATGTGGAACCAGATCGACCCCGCCCCGTTCATGCGGGCGCGCGGCGTCGACCTGGGCTGCTGA
- the pcrA gene encoding DNA helicase PcrA has translation MHPLFDIPASPPAPESAPARPYRPGAATARLDPQQLLDGLNGPQRDAVSHAGSPLLIVAGAGSGKTRVLTHRIAYLLAARDVHPGEIIAITFTNKAAGEMKERVAALVGPRARLMWVSTFHSACVRILRAEHEHAGLKSTFSIYDADDSRRLMQLVTRELDLDPKRYPARGLAAQVSNLKNELVDPEQFAARATGPNERALAEAYTLYQRRLREAHALDFDDLIMTTVHLLQSHPHVAESYRRRFRHVLVDEYQDTNHAQYVLIKELVSGTDGLEPAELCVVGDADQSIYAFRGATIRNILEFERDFTDARTILLEQNYRSTQTILNAANAVIDRNTSRKPKRLWSEAGAGEQIVGYVADTEHAEADWVAREIDRLVDADETRPGDVAVFYRTNAQSRVFEEVFIRVGLPYKVVGGVRFYERKEVRDALAYLRSVVNDDDTVSLRRVLNTPRRGIGDRAEACVEALSSRDRISFGAALRRAREAPGISSRAANGIADFVALLDGARELAETGTPEEVLEALLTRSGYLTELEESLDPQDAGRVDNLQELVSVAREYTERIEALGADGERATLAGFLEQVALVADADQIPAQPGSSPDGDEADDAAPHQGVVTLMTLHTAKGLEFPVVFLTGLEDGVFPHLRSLGDTRELEEERRLAYVGITRARQRLYLSRAVTRSAWGQPSYNPPSRFLEELPTELVHWERTEGSYTSWAGGGGGVGGRADRAPGGRGTFTGGTPKAAQLAQRLGVDASRLTTASELPQGPKVSAGDRVNHQRYGLGRVLAVEGHGPGARAQIDFGDQTMWLVLRHAPVDKL, from the coding sequence ATGCATCCTCTCTTCGACATCCCCGCGTCCCCGCCTGCGCCGGAGTCCGCGCCGGCCCGCCCGTACCGACCCGGGGCGGCCACCGCGCGCCTCGATCCGCAGCAGCTGCTCGACGGGCTGAACGGGCCGCAGCGCGACGCCGTCAGCCATGCCGGCTCACCGTTGCTGATCGTGGCCGGCGCCGGGTCCGGCAAGACCAGGGTGCTCACGCACCGGATCGCCTACCTGCTCGCCGCTCGGGACGTGCACCCTGGTGAGATCATCGCGATCACCTTCACCAACAAGGCCGCCGGCGAGATGAAGGAACGCGTCGCCGCGCTGGTCGGTCCCCGGGCCCGCCTCATGTGGGTGTCGACGTTCCACTCGGCCTGTGTACGGATCCTGCGTGCCGAGCACGAGCACGCCGGCCTCAAGTCGACGTTCTCGATCTACGACGCGGACGACTCCCGCCGGCTGATGCAGTTGGTGACCCGCGAGCTGGATCTCGACCCGAAGCGCTACCCGGCGCGGGGGTTGGCGGCCCAGGTCTCCAACCTGAAGAACGAGCTGGTCGATCCGGAGCAGTTCGCGGCGCGGGCCACCGGGCCCAACGAGCGGGCCCTCGCCGAGGCGTACACGCTCTACCAGCGTCGGCTGCGGGAGGCCCACGCACTGGACTTCGACGACCTGATCATGACCACGGTGCACCTGCTCCAGTCCCACCCGCACGTCGCGGAGAGCTACCGCCGGCGGTTCCGGCACGTGCTGGTGGACGAATACCAGGACACCAACCACGCCCAGTACGTCCTGATCAAGGAGCTGGTCTCCGGCACCGACGGGCTGGAGCCCGCCGAGCTGTGCGTCGTCGGCGACGCCGACCAGTCGATCTACGCGTTCCGGGGCGCGACGATCCGCAACATCCTGGAGTTCGAACGGGACTTCACCGACGCCCGGACGATCCTGCTGGAGCAGAACTACCGCTCCACCCAGACCATTCTCAACGCGGCCAACGCGGTGATCGACCGCAACACCTCCCGGAAACCCAAGCGGCTGTGGAGCGAGGCCGGCGCCGGTGAGCAGATCGTCGGCTATGTGGCCGACACCGAGCACGCCGAGGCCGACTGGGTGGCCCGGGAGATCGACCGGCTGGTGGACGCCGACGAGACCCGCCCCGGCGACGTCGCGGTCTTCTACCGCACCAATGCCCAGTCCCGCGTCTTCGAGGAGGTGTTCATCCGCGTCGGCCTGCCCTACAAGGTGGTCGGCGGGGTGCGCTTCTACGAGCGCAAGGAGGTCCGCGACGCCCTCGCGTACCTGCGTTCGGTGGTCAACGACGACGACACGGTGAGCCTGCGGCGGGTGCTCAACACCCCGCGCCGGGGGATCGGCGACCGCGCCGAGGCGTGCGTCGAGGCGCTCTCCAGCCGCGACCGGATCTCCTTCGGCGCGGCCCTGCGCCGGGCCCGGGAGGCGCCGGGCATCTCCAGCCGGGCGGCGAACGGCATCGCCGACTTCGTGGCGCTGCTCGACGGCGCCCGCGAGCTGGCCGAGACCGGCACCCCGGAGGAAGTGCTGGAGGCGCTGCTGACCCGCTCCGGTTACCTCACCGAGCTGGAGGAGAGCCTGGACCCGCAGGACGCCGGTCGGGTGGACAACCTCCAGGAACTGGTCAGTGTGGCCCGCGAGTACACCGAGCGGATCGAGGCGCTGGGCGCCGACGGGGAGCGGGCCACCCTGGCCGGCTTCCTGGAGCAGGTGGCGCTGGTCGCTGACGCCGACCAGATCCCTGCGCAACCCGGCTCGTCGCCGGACGGCGACGAGGCAGACGACGCCGCACCTCACCAGGGCGTGGTCACCCTGATGACCCTGCACACCGCCAAGGGCCTGGAATTCCCGGTGGTCTTCCTGACCGGCTTGGAGGACGGCGTCTTCCCGCACCTACGCTCGCTCGGCGACACCCGCGAGCTGGAGGAGGAGCGCCGGCTGGCGTACGTCGGCATCACCCGCGCCCGACAGCGTCTCTACCTCTCCCGGGCGGTGACCCGCTCGGCCTGGGGGCAGCCGTCCTACAACCCGCCGTCGCGCTTCCTGGAGGAGCTGCCGACCGAGTTGGTGCACTGGGAGCGCACGGAAGGGTCGTACACCTCGTGGGCTGGCGGGGGCGGCGGCGTGGGCGGTCGTGCGGACCGCGCGCCCGGCGGCCGTGGCACCTTCACCGGTGGCACACCGAAGGCGGCACAGCTGGCCCAGCGGCTCGGCGTGGACGCCAGCCGGCTCACCACGGCCAGCGAGCTGCCGCAGGGGCCGAAGGTGTCCGCCGGCGACCGGGTCAATCATCAGCGGTACGGGTTGGGTCGGGTGCTCGCCGTCGAGGGGCACGGCCCGGGTGCGCGCGCGCAGATCGACTTCGGCGACCAGACCATGTGGCTGGTGCTCCGGCACGCCCCGGTCGACAAGCTCTGA
- a CDS encoding chorismate mutase: MMTDVMEQSGSPIRPGQSAAQEAEAAEATTPAGVDAEPAEQQTGTAEPVAAARIVQIRERIDEIDHALITLWQERAALSQEVGATRMASGGTRLVLSREREILERFRVALGADGTQLALLLLRAGRGPL, translated from the coding sequence ATGATGACAGACGTGATGGAGCAGAGCGGCAGCCCGATCCGACCGGGGCAGTCCGCGGCGCAGGAGGCCGAGGCGGCGGAGGCCACGACGCCGGCAGGTGTCGACGCCGAGCCGGCCGAGCAGCAGACCGGCACCGCGGAGCCGGTCGCCGCCGCGCGGATCGTGCAGATCAGGGAACGGATCGATGAGATCGACCACGCGTTGATCACGCTCTGGCAGGAGCGGGCCGCGTTGTCCCAGGAGGTCGGGGCGACCCGGATGGCGTCCGGCGGAACCCGTTTAGTGCTCTCCCGCGAACGGGAGATCCTGGAGCGGTTCCGGGTCGCGCTCGGCGCCGACGGCACCCAACTGGCCCTGCTGCTGCTCCGCGCGGGCCGCGGCCCGCTGTGA
- a CDS encoding ABC transporter ATP-binding protein — translation MSENILEVRDLVKHYPVTQGVVFKKTVGQVKAVDGVSFDLRAGETLGVVGESGCGKSTLARVLMNLEKPTEGSVVYKGQDISKLSGGALRRLRRQIQLVMQDPYTSLNPRMTVGDLLGEPFEIHPEVAPKGSRRAKVRELLDLVGLNPEHINRYPHQFSGGQRQRIGIARALALRPEIIVCDEPVSALDVSIQAQVMNLLEQLQGEFGLSYVFIAHDLSVVRHLSDRVAVMYLGKIVEIGTEDEIYERPTHPYTQALLSAVPVPDPTQRNNKAIIRLTGDVPSPISPPSGCRFRTRCWKAQDVCAEQMPLLEIRQGSDHPSACHFAEKREIVATHEA, via the coding sequence GTGTCTGAGAACATCCTCGAGGTCCGTGACCTGGTCAAGCACTACCCCGTGACGCAGGGTGTGGTGTTCAAGAAGACCGTCGGTCAGGTCAAGGCGGTCGACGGGGTCTCGTTCGATCTGCGTGCCGGTGAGACGCTCGGCGTGGTCGGCGAGTCCGGCTGCGGCAAGTCGACCCTCGCCCGGGTGCTGATGAACCTGGAGAAGCCGACCGAAGGCAGCGTCGTCTACAAGGGTCAGGACATCTCCAAGCTGTCCGGTGGGGCGCTGCGTCGCCTGCGCCGGCAGATCCAGCTGGTCATGCAGGACCCGTACACCTCGCTGAACCCGCGAATGACCGTGGGTGACCTGCTCGGTGAGCCGTTCGAGATCCACCCGGAGGTCGCGCCGAAGGGCAGCCGCCGGGCCAAGGTCAGGGAGCTGCTCGACCTGGTCGGGCTCAACCCGGAGCACATCAACCGGTACCCGCACCAGTTCTCCGGCGGTCAGCGTCAGCGCATCGGCATCGCCCGCGCGCTCGCGCTGCGGCCCGAGATCATCGTCTGTGACGAGCCGGTGTCGGCGCTGGACGTCTCCATCCAGGCCCAGGTCATGAACCTGCTGGAGCAGTTGCAGGGCGAGTTCGGGCTCTCGTACGTCTTCATCGCGCACGACCTGTCGGTGGTTCGCCACCTCTCGGACCGCGTCGCGGTGATGTACCTCGGCAAGATCGTCGAGATCGGCACCGAGGACGAGATCTACGAGCGGCCGACCCACCCGTACACCCAGGCTCTGCTGTCCGCGGTGCCGGTGCCGGACCCGACGCAGCGGAACAACAAGGCGATCATCCGGCTCACGGGTGACGTGCCGTCGCCGATCAGCCCGCCCTCGGGTTGCCGGTTCCGGACCCGGTGCTGGAAGGCACAGGACGTCTGCGCCGAGCAGATGCCGTTGCTGGAGATCCGGCAGGGCTCGGACCACCCGAGCGCCTGCCACTTCGCGGAGAAGCGCGAGATCGTCGCCACCCACGAGGCGTGA
- a CDS encoding ABC transporter ATP-binding protein → MSEQSAPGSGGSGRPSGRLLEVDDLRVEFRTRDGVAKVINGVTYHVDAGETLAVLGESGSGKSVTAQTIMGILDTPPGFVTGGQVRFHGKDMLRMSDEERRRIRGEGIAMIFQDALSALNPVFTVGFQIAEQFRVRRGMGRAEAKKRAIDMLDQVKIPNAKGRFNNYPHQFSGGMRQRAMIAMSLALDPEVLIADEPTTALDVTVQAQIMDLLAELQRERQMGMILITHDLGVVADVADRIAVMYAGRIVEEANVYDLYAKPAHPYTLGLIDSIPRMDEKGQQLRTIKGLPPNLMNIPTGCPFNPRCPMAQPVCREKLPPLLQVGTARASACHFAEELVNRV, encoded by the coding sequence GTGTCCGAGCAGTCTGCGCCGGGATCCGGCGGGTCCGGGCGTCCCTCCGGCCGGCTGCTCGAGGTCGACGACCTGCGGGTGGAGTTCCGTACCCGGGACGGCGTCGCAAAGGTCATCAACGGGGTCACGTACCACGTCGACGCGGGGGAGACCCTCGCCGTGCTCGGCGAGTCCGGCTCCGGTAAGAGCGTCACGGCGCAGACCATCATGGGCATCCTCGACACGCCGCCCGGCTTCGTCACCGGTGGGCAGGTCCGCTTCCACGGCAAGGACATGCTGCGCATGTCCGACGAGGAGCGCCGCCGCATCCGCGGCGAGGGCATCGCGATGATCTTCCAGGACGCGCTCTCCGCGCTGAACCCCGTCTTCACCGTCGGGTTCCAGATTGCCGAGCAGTTCCGGGTCCGGCGGGGCATGGGCCGCGCGGAGGCCAAGAAGCGCGCGATCGACATGCTCGACCAGGTCAAGATCCCGAACGCCAAGGGTCGGTTCAACAACTACCCGCACCAGTTCTCCGGCGGTATGCGGCAGCGCGCGATGATCGCGATGTCGCTGGCGCTCGACCCGGAGGTGCTGATCGCGGACGAGCCGACCACCGCCCTCGACGTGACCGTGCAGGCCCAGATCATGGATCTGCTGGCCGAGCTTCAGCGCGAGCGGCAGATGGGCATGATCCTGATCACCCACGACCTCGGTGTGGTCGCCGACGTCGCGGACCGGATCGCGGTCATGTACGCGGGTCGGATCGTCGAGGAAGCGAACGTGTACGACCTGTACGCCAAGCCGGCGCACCCGTACACGTTGGGTCTGATCGACTCGATCCCGCGGATGGACGAGAAGGGGCAGCAGCTCCGGACGATCAAGGGCCTCCCGCCGAACCTGATGAACATTCCGACGGGCTGCCCGTTCAACCCGCGCTGCCCCATGGCTCAGCCGGTGTGTCGGGAGAAGCTCCCGCCGCTGCTGCAGGTGGGCACTGCCCGGGCCAGCGCCTGCCACTTCGCCGAGGAGCTGGTGAACCGTGTCTGA
- a CDS encoding ABC transporter permease, whose amino-acid sequence MSDPSTASIVSTPGAQPTDSAAPATAGQPQSNEKPRGLLGDAWRDLRRKPLFWISATLIMIFLLMAAFPTLFAPGDAVNGSLSRSLDKPSANGWFGYDVQGRDVYARVIYGARASIVVAVLSVVGTLLIGGTMGIIAGYRGGWVDALLSRIADVFFGLPFVLGAIVILTTFNGSGSGNSKAQIMGLVIASLIVLSWPVVMRLMRSSVLATKEADYIVAARALGAGTGRIVLKHLLPNCLAPLLVYGTIMVGSFIGAEATLSFLGVGLKSPVVSWGIMISDGQNFVRVAPGLVFFPAAFLVTAVLSFVMLGESVREALDPKLR is encoded by the coding sequence ATGAGTGACCCGAGTACCGCATCAATCGTCAGCACCCCTGGCGCACAACCGACCGACTCCGCCGCCCCCGCCACCGCGGGCCAGCCGCAGAGCAACGAGAAGCCGCGCGGTCTGCTCGGCGACGCCTGGCGGGACCTGCGGCGCAAGCCGCTGTTCTGGATCTCGGCCACGCTGATCATGATTTTCCTGCTGATGGCGGCCTTCCCGACGCTGTTCGCCCCGGGCGACGCGGTCAACGGCTCGCTGTCCCGCAGTCTCGATAAGCCGTCCGCCAATGGCTGGTTCGGCTACGACGTGCAGGGCCGCGACGTCTACGCCCGGGTCATCTACGGCGCACGGGCCTCTATCGTGGTCGCCGTGCTCTCCGTGGTGGGCACGCTGCTCATCGGCGGAACCATGGGCATCATCGCCGGCTACCGCGGTGGTTGGGTGGACGCGCTGCTCAGCCGAATCGCCGACGTCTTCTTCGGTCTGCCGTTCGTGCTCGGCGCGATCGTCATCCTGACCACCTTCAACGGGTCGGGCTCCGGCAACAGCAAGGCCCAGATCATGGGCCTGGTGATCGCGTCACTGATCGTGCTGAGCTGGCCGGTCGTGATGCGGCTGATGCGCTCCTCGGTGCTCGCCACCAAGGAGGCCGACTACATCGTGGCGGCCCGCGCGCTGGGTGCCGGCACCGGCCGGATCGTCCTCAAGCACCTGCTGCCGAACTGCCTGGCCCCGCTGCTGGTCTACGGCACGATCATGGTCGGCTCGTTCATCGGCGCCGAGGCCACCCTGTCCTTCCTGGGCGTCGGCCTGAAGTCGCCGGTGGTGTCCTGGGGCATCATGATCAGTGATGGGCAGAATTTCGTCCGGGTCGCGCCAGGGCTGGTGTTCTTCCCCGCCGCGTTCCTCGTCACCGCAGTGCTGAGCTTCGTGATGCTCGGTGAGTCGGTCCGCGAGGCCCTCGATCCGAAACTCCGCTAG
- a CDS encoding ABC transporter permease — protein MGRYLLRRLLQLVPVFIGTTFLIYWLVWAVPGDPFAGKCGERRCPDQYIAFMTEKYHLDQNVFVQYANYMKNLLQGDFGQTFQQREISDIIATAYPNTIKLAVVALAIEAIIGLGAGVLSGLRRNGFIDNLVLVSTLFLIALPVFVVGFVLQWLLGVQWGIIKPTVSSEMRWSELIVPGFVLGSASVAYIARVARTSIAENRRADYVRTAIAKGLPMRRVVGVHLLRNSLIPVVTLLGTDLGALMGGAIVTEGIFGINGIGRQVFRAIITKESATVVGIVVVLVLVYLVMNLLVDLLYAALDPRIRYE, from the coding sequence ATGGGCCGTTATCTGTTGAGACGGCTGCTCCAACTCGTGCCGGTCTTCATCGGTACGACGTTCCTGATCTACTGGCTCGTCTGGGCCGTCCCGGGCGATCCGTTCGCCGGCAAGTGCGGTGAGCGTCGCTGCCCGGACCAGTACATCGCCTTCATGACCGAGAAGTACCACCTCGACCAGAACGTCTTCGTGCAGTACGCCAACTACATGAAGAACCTGCTCCAGGGCGACTTCGGTCAGACGTTCCAGCAACGCGAGATCAGCGACATCATCGCGACCGCGTACCCGAACACGATCAAGCTGGCCGTCGTGGCGCTCGCCATCGAGGCGATCATCGGCCTCGGCGCCGGCGTGCTGAGCGGTCTGCGGCGTAACGGCTTCATCGACAACCTGGTCCTGGTCTCCACCCTCTTCCTGATCGCGCTGCCGGTCTTCGTGGTCGGCTTCGTGCTGCAGTGGCTGCTGGGTGTGCAGTGGGGCATCATCAAGCCGACCGTCTCCTCCGAGATGCGGTGGTCCGAGCTGATCGTGCCGGGCTTCGTGCTGGGCAGCGCGTCAGTGGCGTACATCGCCCGGGTGGCACGAACGAGCATCGCCGAGAACCGTCGCGCGGACTACGTACGCACGGCGATCGCCAAGGGCCTGCCGATGCGCCGCGTGGTGGGTGTGCACCTGCTGCGCAACTCGCTCATCCCGGTGGTGACCCTGCTCGGCACCGACCTCGGTGCCCTGATGGGCGGCGCCATCGTCACCGAGGGAATCTTCGGCATCAACGGAATCGGCCGCCAGGTCTTCCGGGCGATCATCACCAAGGAAAGCGCCACGGTGGTAGGCATCGTGGTCGTCCTGGTGCTGGTCTATCTCGTGATGAACCTGCTGGTTGACCTGCTCTACGCCGCCCTGGACCCGAGGATCCGTTATGAGTGA
- a CDS encoding peptide ABC transporter substrate-binding protein, with translation MRVSKRATSAIALSAAAALVASGCSSGGDGDTADSADGSIVVHGVQPENPLVPSNTTETGGGKIVDWLWTGLVEYPNDGGAPRNALAESINTTDSKVFTIKIKAGTKFHDGTEVKSKNFVDAWNWAAYSPNGAQNGTFFSDIEGFDKTYTSDPDGPDGPKKAPPPSAEKLSGLKVIDEQTFEVTLAAPTAVFPTKLGYSAFMPLPDAFFTQKPEEFGRKPIGNGPVKFVSWADNDLIKLTRFDDYNLRDKMKIKDVDVKLYQDDNAAYADLLANNLDFMEVVPTSALAGDKWKTDLGDRGRSTVTPSTAFIAFPIYDKRFKDPKLRRAVSLSINRQEISDKIFFGTRKPADSWANPLTPGAKPGNCTACKFDPETAKTLLAEAGGFTGEMVFYYNADSAHKDWMDAVAQQVKTNLGINARAEGVPTFAVFRQNVNAYKMTGPYRAAWQQDYPDVENWVNPLFVTNGSSNDGLYSNPEVDALAKQASGAPSLEASHEAFAKAVEKVDQDVPSIPVYFYGQQSGHSEKIKKLELNNVGEIDITSVEL, from the coding sequence ATGAGAGTCTCGAAGCGGGCGACGAGCGCGATCGCGCTCAGCGCGGCTGCCGCGCTTGTCGCGAGCGGTTGCTCGAGCGGCGGTGACGGCGATACTGCCGACAGCGCGGATGGCTCGATCGTCGTTCACGGTGTCCAGCCGGAGAACCCGCTGGTCCCGTCGAACACCACGGAGACCGGTGGCGGCAAGATCGTCGACTGGTTGTGGACCGGCCTGGTCGAGTACCCGAACGACGGTGGGGCCCCGCGTAACGCGCTGGCGGAGTCCATCAACACCACGGACTCCAAGGTCTTCACGATCAAGATCAAGGCCGGTACCAAGTTCCACGACGGTACCGAGGTGAAGTCGAAGAACTTCGTCGACGCCTGGAACTGGGCCGCCTACTCGCCGAACGGCGCGCAGAACGGCACCTTCTTCTCGGACATCGAGGGCTTCGACAAGACCTACACCTCGGACCCGGACGGCCCGGACGGCCCGAAGAAGGCCCCGCCGCCGTCGGCCGAGAAGCTGTCCGGCCTGAAGGTCATCGACGAGCAGACCTTCGAGGTCACCCTGGCGGCGCCGACCGCGGTCTTCCCGACCAAGCTCGGCTACAGCGCCTTCATGCCGCTGCCGGACGCGTTCTTCACCCAGAAGCCCGAGGAGTTCGGTCGCAAGCCGATCGGTAACGGCCCGGTGAAGTTCGTGTCGTGGGCCGACAACGACCTGATCAAGCTGACCCGCTTCGACGACTACAATCTTCGCGACAAGATGAAGATCAAGGACGTCGACGTCAAGCTCTACCAGGACGACAACGCCGCCTACGCCGACCTGCTGGCCAACAACCTCGACTTCATGGAGGTTGTTCCCACCTCGGCGCTCGCCGGTGACAAGTGGAAGACCGACCTCGGTGACCGGGGCCGCTCGACCGTCACGCCGTCGACCGCGTTCATCGCGTTCCCGATCTACGACAAGCGCTTCAAGGACCCGAAGCTGCGTCGTGCCGTGTCGCTGTCGATCAACCGGCAGGAGATCTCCGACAAGATCTTCTTCGGTACCCGCAAGCCGGCCGACAGCTGGGCGAACCCGCTGACCCCGGGCGCCAAGCCGGGCAACTGCACCGCCTGCAAGTTCGACCCGGAGACGGCCAAGACGCTGCTCGCCGAGGCCGGTGGCTTCACCGGTGAGATGGTCTTCTACTACAACGCGGACTCCGCCCACAAGGACTGGATGGACGCCGTCGCCCAGCAGGTCAAGACCAACCTCGGCATCAACGCCCGGGCCGAGGGTGTGCCGACCTTCGCGGTGTTCCGCCAGAACGTCAACGCGTACAAGATGACCGGCCCGTACCGGGCTGCCTGGCAGCAGGACTACCCGGACGTCGAGAACTGGGTGAACCCGCTGTTCGTCACGAACGGTTCCTCGAACGACGGTCTGTACAGCAACCCCGAGGTCGACGCCCTGGCCAAGCAGGCCAGCGGTGCGCCGAGCCTGGAGGCCTCGCACGAGGCGTTCGCCAAGGCCGTCGAGAAGGTCGACCAGGACGTTCCGAGCATCCCGGTCTACTTCTACGGCCAGCAGTCCGGCCACTCGGAGAAGATCAAGAAGCTCGAGCTGAACAACGTCGGCGAGATCGACATCACCTCGGTCGAGCTCTGA
- a CDS encoding response regulator: MAEQSTERLDPADARPERLRVFLVDDHAMFRAGVRAELGAHVEVVGEASTVAEAVTRIAAVGPDVVLLDVHMPDGGGRAVLEAMRRTHPQVKFLALSVSDAAEDVIGLIRAGARGYVTKTISPDELAAAIRRVADGDAVFSPRLAGFVLDAFAARPDAPVADPELDQLTNREREVLRLLARGYAYKEIAKELFISIKTVETHVSNVLRKLQMSNRYELSRWAADRRLV, translated from the coding sequence ATGGCCGAGCAGTCGACCGAGCGCCTCGACCCGGCGGATGCCCGCCCCGAGCGGCTGCGGGTGTTCCTGGTGGACGACCACGCCATGTTCCGGGCCGGGGTGCGTGCGGAGTTGGGCGCTCACGTCGAGGTGGTGGGCGAGGCGAGCACGGTGGCCGAGGCGGTCACCCGGATCGCCGCTGTCGGCCCGGACGTGGTGCTGCTCGACGTGCACATGCCCGACGGCGGCGGTCGTGCGGTGCTGGAGGCGATGCGGCGTACGCACCCACAGGTCAAGTTCCTGGCGTTGAGCGTCTCCGACGCGGCGGAGGACGTGATCGGGCTGATCCGTGCCGGTGCCCGGGGGTACGTCACCAAGACCATCTCGCCGGACGAGTTGGCTGCCGCGATCCGTCGGGTGGCCGACGGGGACGCGGTGTTCAGCCCACGGCTGGCCGGGTTCGTGCTGGACGCCTTCGCGGCCCGACCGGACGCGCCGGTGGCCGACCCGGAGCTGGACCAGCTCACCAACCGTGAGCGGGAGGTGTTGCGGCTGCTGGCCCGGGGGTACGCGTACAAGGAGATCGCCAAGGAGCTGTTCATCTCCATCAAGACGGTGGAGACGCACGTGTCGAACGTGCTGCGCAAGCTTCAGATGTCCAACCGCTACGAACTCTCCCGTTGGGCGGCGGACCGCCGGCTCGTGTGA